Proteins encoded in a region of the Hypanus sabinus isolate sHypSab1 chromosome 12, sHypSab1.hap1, whole genome shotgun sequence genome:
- the wtap gene encoding pre-mRNA-splicing regulator WTAP, translating into MKELIVDFRKANDVSGLRESEEKLKQQQHESARRENILLMRLATKEHEMQECTNQIQYLKQVQLPSAAQLRSTLVDPSINLFFLKMKTELEQTKDKLEQAQNELSAWKFTPDSQTGKKLMAKCRMLIQENQELGRQLSQGRIAQLEAELALQKKYSEELKSSQDELNDFIIQLDEEVEGMQSTIMVLQQQLKEARQQLAQLQGQQQHHQALPSGTCRTPVLEPSAQVETISKDCSRIVNGPTNGDSSPQGRAAAAYQDKTNLYREGSSTEDDFPSSPGSGNKLSNHSEEKLDRAGSGSMYQLGPGYESVDSPTGSENSLTQHSNDTDSINDPQEDKPLLVKGTRTMGSRHVQNGLDSVSTQGSVL; encoded by the exons CAAATGATGTAAGTGGATTAAGAGAGTCAGAAGAGAAGCTAAAACAGCAGCAACATGAGTCAGCCCGAAGGGAGAACATTCTGCTTATGCGGCTAGCCACCAAGGAGCATGAAATGCAGGAGTGTACG AACCAGATTCAGTACCTCAAGCAAGTCCAACTGCCCAGTGCTGCACAGCTCCGAAGCACCTTGGTTGATCCTTCCATTAACTTGTTTTTCCTTAAAATGAAGACTGAACTGGAACAGACTAAAGACAAACTGGAACAAGCCCAAAATGAACTGAGTGCCTGGAAGTTTACACCTGATAG CCAAACGGGGAAAAAGCTGATGGCCAAGTGTCGGATGTTAATTCAGGAAAACCAGGAACTGGGAAGGCAGCTATCCCAGGGGCGTATTGCACAACTGGAAGCTGAGTTGGCTCTTCAGAAGAAATACAGTGAGGAGCTCAAGAGCAGCCAGGATG AGCTGAATGATTTCATTATCCagttggatgaggaggtggaagggaTGCAAAGTACGATCatggttttgcagcaacagttgAAAGAGGCACGCCAGCAGTTGGCTCAGCTTCAAGGACAACAGCAGCATCACCAGGCGCTACCCTCTGGCACCTGTAGGACTCCAGTTCTTGAGCCTTCTGCCCAAGTGGAGACCATTAGTAAAGACTGCAGCCGAATAGTCAACGGACCAACTAATGGTGATTCTTCGCCGCAAGGGAGAGCAGCAGCTGCTTATCAAGACAAGACTAATCTCTACAGGGAAGGAAGCAGCACAGAGGATGATTTCCCATCATCTCCTGGGAGTGGGAATAAACTTTCAAACCACAGTGAAGAAAAGCTGGACCGAGCAGGCAGCGGTAGCATGTATCAGCTAGGTCCTGGATATGAGAGTGTAGACTCCCCTACTGGTAGTGAGAACTCTCTTACTCAGCACTCAAATGACACAGACTCTATCAATGACCCTCAGGAAGATAAACCACTTCTTGTGAAAGGTACTAGAACTATGGGTTCCCGCCATGTTCAAAATGGGTTGGACTCAGTCAGCACACAGGGGTCAGTTTTGTAA